The following coding sequences are from one Peromyscus eremicus chromosome X, PerEre_H2_v1, whole genome shotgun sequence window:
- the LOC131899618 gene encoding periphilin-1-like encodes MWSEGWCDYKRLPGNQAQGCYDYKRIPRKQAPPCCHPSDGNHRLINVPKRPPLGDKRSSLLARPDEGGYSRYYCHVDYQKSDEGRCFSQNPRSGPPYKRGPYGYRWSRDEYATSRQPQYRVMRNGFRRRRLYSSHYSRQRSPHKWGAPFLRESRVGGKDSLHSRFGSSLSSRSRMRSFHQSRHRCKERAIQFLKTSRDTVPSGSSSKVLKSPSRLTEKEQADAASKWANENPKKSEENHLAEMSEFETGSKAPLCINQTEEPEPNTTAGTELCEDSQLSSRSKVIASKITEIEKVYRQVCETFGMVVERLVEKDRSLEKSIQFAMKQSLHEIGEQHVEELKHFIMEYDNSTPDLGGPF; translated from the coding sequence ATGTGGTCTGAAGGATGGTGTGACTACAAGCGACTTCCAGGAAATCAAGCGCAGGGATGCTATGACTACAAGCGAATTCCACGAAAACAAGCGCCTCCTTGTTGCCATCCCAGTGATGGCAACCATCGATTAATTAACGTGCCGAAGAGACcgcctctgggagacaagagatcaTCTCTGCTAGCCAGACCCGATGAAGGAGGCTACAGTAGATACTACTGTCACGTGGATTACCAAAAAAGTGATGAGGGCcgctgtttttctcagaatccaaGAAGTGGCCCACCCTACAAAAGAGGCCCTTATGGCTACCGATGGTCAAGAGATGAGTATGCCACAAGCCGACAGCCTCAGTACAGGGTCATGAGAAACGGCTTTAGAAGAAGACGTTTGTATTCTTCCCATTATTCAAGACAACGATCTCCCCATAAATGGGGCGCTCCTTTTTTGAGAGAATCACGTGTGGGCGGGAAGGACTCCCTACACAGCAGATTTGGCTCCAGTCTCAGCAGTAGAAGCAGGATGCGCTCCTTCCATCAGTCTCGACATCGATGTAAAGAGAGAGCCatccagtttttgaaaacatcaagagatactgtgccttcaggttcttcatccaaggtgttaaaaagccccagccggctgactgagaaggaacaggctgatgctgcaagcaagtgggctaatgaaaatcccaagaagtcagaagaaaatcacTTGGCTGAAATGTCCGAGTTTGAGACGGGATCCAAGGCTCCGTTATGTATCAACCAGACAGAAGAACCCGAGCCCAACACAACAGCTGGCACAGAATTGTGTGAAGACAGCCAGCTTAGCAGTCGCTCAAAAGTGATTGCATCAAAAATCACGGAGATTGAGAAGGTTTACCGACAAGTCTGTGAAACTTTCGGGATGGTGGTGGAAAGGCTGGTTGAAAAGGATCGTTCCTTAGAAAAATCTATACAGTTTGCAATGAAGCAGAGTTTGCATGAAATAGGTGAGCAACATGTTGAAGaactcaagcatttcattatggAGTATGATAATTCTACTCCAGATTTAGGAGGCCctttttga
- the LOC131898933 gene encoding periphilin-1-like, with the protein MWSEGWCDYKRLPGNQAQGCYDYKRLPRKQAPPCCHPSDGNHRLINVPKRPPLGDKRSSLLARPDEGGYSRYYCHVDYQESDEGRCFSQNPRSGPPYKRGPYGYRWSRDEYATSRQPQYRVMRNGFRRRRLYSSHYSRQRSPHKWGAPFLRESRVGGKDSLHSRFGSSLSSRSRMRSFHQSRHRCKERAIQFLKTSRDTVPSGSSSKVLKSPSRLTEKEQADAASKWANENPKKSEENHLAEMSEFETGSKAPLCINQTEEPESNTTAGTELCEDSQLSSRSKVIASKITEIEKVYRQVCETFGMVVERLVEKDRSLEKSIQFAMKQSLHEIGEQHVEELKHFIMEYDNSTPDLGGPF; encoded by the coding sequence ATGTGGTCTGAAGGATGGTGTGACTACAAGCGACTTCCAGGAAATCAAGCGCAGGGATGCTATGACTACAAGCGACTTCCACGAAAACAAGCGCCTCCTTGTTGCCATCCCAGTGATGGCAACCATCGATTAATTAACGTGCCGAAGAGACcgcctctgggagacaagagatcaTCTCTGCTAGCCAGACCCGATGAAGGAGGCTACAGTAGATACTACTGTCACGTGGATTACCAAGAAAGTGATGAGGGCcgctgtttttctcagaatccaaGAAGTGGCCCACCCTACAAAAGAGGCCCTTATGGCTACCGATGGTCAAGAGATGAGTATGCCACAAGCCGACAGCCTCAGTACAGGGTCATGAGAAACGGCTTTAGAAGAAGACGTTTGTATTCTTCCCATTATTCAAGACAACGATCTCCCCATAAATGGGGCGCTCCTTTTTTGAGAGAATCACGTGTGGGCGGGAAGGACTCCCTACACAGCAGATTTGGCTCCAGTCTCAGCAGTAGAAGCAGGATGCGCTCCTTCCATCAGTCTCGACATCGATGTAAAGAGAGAGCCatccagtttttgaaaacatcaagagatactgtgccttcaggttcttcatccaaggtgttaaaaagccccagccggctgactgagaaggaacaggctgatgctgcaagcaagtgggctaatgaaaatcccaagaagtcagaagaaaatcacTTGGCTGAAATGTCCGAGTTTGAGACGGGATCCAAGGCTCCGTTATGTATCAACCAGACAGAAGAACCCGAGTCCAACACAACAGCTGGCACAGAATTGTGTGAAGACAGCCAGCTTAGCAGTCGCTCAAAAGTGATTGCATCAAAAATCACGGAGATTGAGAAGGTTTACCGACAAGTCTGTGAAACTTTCGGGATGGTGGTGGAAAGGCTGGTTGAAAAGGATCGTTCCTTAGAAAAATCTATACAGTTTGCAATGAAGCAGAGTTTGCATGAAATAGGTGAGCAACATGTTGAAGaactcaagcatttcattatggAGTATGATAATTCTACTCCAGATTTAGGAGGCCctttttga